AAGGTTACACTTTTTCCATTAAATACAATACTCTTTCCGAATCGTTGAATTTTTCACGTAGTTTGATTCTGAAATGTTTTTGAAATTCTTTTTCGAAGTTTGCTTGATTGTACTGTTCGAATATATCTTCTCTGTTAAGTAAAAGTAGTTTAGCATTAGGATCTGTTTTAGGTATGAATTCGATAATTAACTTTTTAGAGATTCGAGAAAAAAAATCTGCTAATGAGTTCATGGGAATATTATTCGCAATTGCCAAATGGTGAATCAACGCCAAGGCCATTACCAAGTCCGGCATCGGGCGTTCAAAGAATGAAGCTCGCTCCGAAAGCAGCCAACCAGATGGGGGAGTCGGTATTGTGAAATCGAGAATGAGCGGGAGAATATTCGATTCACTTTCCTTTTTACAATTGGAATATAGGTTATTAATAATTAGCGGGTCAGAGTCAAAGCTTATGACTTTTATATTTTTTTTTGCCGCAATTTTACCAAAGGTACCAATGTTCGATCCTAAATCCCACATCGTACGGGGTCTTTCATTGTCGAGCAGAGTGTTTATCAATTGTTTTTTATGATTTAAATAATTTAAATTCAAAATATCTTGGTCGTAGTAGTTGACCCAATTAGAAAAACCTTTATTATACCGTCTGCCAAGATTAATGCTGTTTACAGTATCTACCAAATTGTCTATCAAGTTGAAAAACGATTTCTTGGAAAATTTGCCTTGCTTTATTTCGAGTTTTTTGTTTTTGAATTTCTTCTGTGCTTTAGAATGCAAGCTAATGTGCAGTAAAATCTTAGGATTAAGTTTACTTTTTATAGGTAGAACTGCATTAGCCAAATCTAAAGGAATACCATCGGTAAAATCATTCAACAACCTATGAATTCTTATATCAGTTTTGCTCATCAATGCTAGCGGAGCTATGAAGTGTTGACAAAATTGCTTATATGCAATCCAAGGATAACCCTCCTTATAAATCTCGAAAGATAGCGTATCGATAAGAATCGGGTTACTGTTCAGGAATTGAATGTTATATGCCGAAGCATCTTTCAGGGACATATTTTTTTCAAGTGCATATTTTTGAATTAAAAGCGTTGTGGCAGCGGCATCTTTCAACTGCTGAAACGACCATTCATAAGGATGAGAAATAAATTCAATTTCGATTGGTGCAATGATTTTGTAACAATCAAATGTAAAATCATTTACGCACAATTCAGAATGAGGAATAAGTAAATTTTCAGAACAAAGTTTTTGATACAGCCCCGAATTAATCAAATGTTCATAATTCTGTCTATAGGAGTGGTTGATTGCTCGATAAATTTTATTGTTATGCTTAAAAATGTATCCGCTTGGATCACGCGAAAGAACTTGGCTCATTTATTTTGCTTCCGCTATCGATGATAAAAGTCGCATTATTTTTGTCAATCATTTCGCGAGGAAAACCATATCGATGATTCACGAACATTCCTGTAACGTTTAAGTGTCGACTTTTTGGTTTGAAAACACTTTTTTTACTTTATTAAATAGCTTCACAAGTGTTTTTCTTATTAATGACAGATAAAATAAAATCGCAAGTACAATCGCAGAAAGAATTTGAAATAGAAGACTACCAGCAC
The Ignavibacteria bacterium genome window above contains:
- a CDS encoding SAM-dependent methyltransferase, whose protein sequence is MSQVLSRDPSGYIFKHNNKIYRAINHSYRQNYEHLINSGLYQKLCSENLLIPHSELCVNDFTFDCYKIIAPIEIEFISHPYEWSFQQLKDAAATTLLIQKYALEKNMSLKDASAYNIQFLNSNPILIDTLSFEIYKEGYPWIAYKQFCQHFIAPLALMSKTDIRIHRLLNDFTDGIPLDLANAVLPIKSKLNPKILLHISLHSKAQKKFKNKKLEIKQGKFSKKSFFNLIDNLVDTVNSINLGRRYNKGFSNWVNYYDQDILNLNYLNHKKQLINTLLDNERPRTMWDLGSNIGTFGKIAAKKNIKVISFDSDPLIINNLYSNCKKESESNILPLILDFTIPTPPSGWLLSERASFFERPMPDLVMALALIHHLAIANNIPMNSLADFFSRISKKLIIEFIPKTDPNAKLLLLNREDIFEQYNQANFEKEFQKHFRIKLREKFNDSERVLYLMEKV